One genomic window of Conger conger chromosome 7, fConCon1.1, whole genome shotgun sequence includes the following:
- the timm10b gene encoding mitochondrial import inner membrane translocase subunit Tim10 B isoform X3 — MEQEQQQLRNLRDFLLVYNRMTEICFQRCTSNLNYRTLTMDEERCVDSCAGKLIRSNHRLMGTYVQLMPGIVQRRMQEMEAKAAEMGLSAEEAVSTATAASPDAAAAESSPAFAPPPAGLVGEMAPVIEPPTGGVTDFTPAPPAGGATLDVPPIWEPPPVMEPAQIPQILSPPPGETGRESASLSETLRSLPDLTATPPVPPSPPGNGLSNHEPPPQPPSQ, encoded by the exons ATGGAACAAGAGCAGCAACAACTACGAAAT CTCCGCGATTTCCTCCTTGTGTACAATCGAATGACGGAGATCTGTTTCCAGCGATGTACAAGCAACCTTAACTACAGGACTCTCACGATGGATGAG GAGCGCTGTGTGGACAGCTGCGCGGGGAAGCTGATCCGCTCCAACCACCGGCTGATGGGCACGTACGTGCAGCTGATGCCCGGCATCGTGCAGCGCCGCATGCAGGAGATGGAGGCCAAGGCCGCCGAGATGGGCCTGTCGGCGGAGGAGGCGGTATCCACGGCAACAGCCGCTTCGCCAGACGCAGCCGCGGCGGAATCTTCGCCGGCATTTGCTCCGCCCCCCGCAGGGCTGGTGGGAGAGATGGCTCCGGTTATAGAGCCTCCTACTGGTGGAGTAACTGATTTTACACCAG CACCACCTGCGGGTGGGGCGACGTTGGATGTCCCGCCTATTTGGGAGCCACCACCAGTGATGGAACCGGCACAGATTCCCCAAATCCTGTCCCCGCCTCCTGGAGAAACCGGCCGAGAGTCTGCGTCTTTGTCCGAGACGCTGAGGTCCCTGCCGGACCTGACCGCCACCCCCCCTGTCCCGCCAAGTCCGCCCGGCAACGGCCTGTCCAATCACGAGCCTCCACCTCAACCGCCAAGCCAGTGA
- the timm10b gene encoding mitochondrial import inner membrane translocase subunit Tim10 B isoform X2, which produces MMIPHKSSSLFFTKHLHERCVDSCAGKLIRSNHRLMGTYVQLMPGIVQRRMQEMEAKAAEMGLSAEEAVSTATAASPDAAAAESSPAFAPPPAGLVGEMAPVIEPPTGGVTDFTPGIAPPTGGAMVDISPVMAPLSGGVTDIAPVIAPLPGGAVLDNSPVIATPTTIDIPPVLAPPAGGATLDVPPIWEPPPVMEPAQIPQILSPPPGETGRESASLSETLRSLPDLTATPPVPPSPPGNGLSNHEPPPQPPSQ; this is translated from the exons ATGATGATACCACATAAATCGAGTTCTCTGTttttcacaaaacatttgcat GAGCGCTGTGTGGACAGCTGCGCGGGGAAGCTGATCCGCTCCAACCACCGGCTGATGGGCACGTACGTGCAGCTGATGCCCGGCATCGTGCAGCGCCGCATGCAGGAGATGGAGGCCAAGGCCGCCGAGATGGGCCTGTCGGCGGAGGAGGCGGTATCCACGGCAACAGCCGCTTCGCCAGACGCAGCCGCGGCGGAATCTTCGCCGGCATTTGCTCCGCCCCCCGCAGGGCTGGTGGGAGAGATGGCTCCGGTTATAGAGCCTCCTACTGGTGGAGTAACTGATTTTACACCAGGTATAGCGCCTCCTACCGGTGGAGCAATGGTAGATATTTCACCAGTTATGGCACCTCTTTCTGGTGGAGTGACGGATATTGCACCAGTTATAGCGCCATTACCTGGCGGAGCCGTGCTAGATAATTCACCAGTTATAGCGACACCTACAACAATAGATATTCCTCCGGTTTTAGCACCACCTGCGGGTGGGGCGACGTTGGATGTCCCGCCTATTTGGGAGCCACCACCAGTGATGGAACCGGCACAGATTCCCCAAATCCTGTCCCCGCCTCCTGGAGAAACCGGCCGAGAGTCTGCGTCTTTGTCCGAGACGCTGAGGTCCCTGCCGGACCTGACCGCCACCCCCCCTGTCCCGCCAAGTCCGCCCGGCAACGGCCTGTCCAATCACGAGCCTCCACCTCAACCGCCAAGCCAGTGA
- the timm10b gene encoding mitochondrial import inner membrane translocase subunit Tim10 B isoform X1, which translates to MEQEQQQLRNLRDFLLVYNRMTEICFQRCTSNLNYRTLTMDEERCVDSCAGKLIRSNHRLMGTYVQLMPGIVQRRMQEMEAKAAEMGLSAEEAVSTATAASPDAAAAESSPAFAPPPAGLVGEMAPVIEPPTGGVTDFTPGIAPPTGGAMVDISPVMAPLSGGVTDIAPVIAPLPGGAVLDNSPVIATPTTIDIPPVLAPPAGGATLDVPPIWEPPPVMEPAQIPQILSPPPGETGRESASLSETLRSLPDLTATPPVPPSPPGNGLSNHEPPPQPPSQ; encoded by the exons ATGGAACAAGAGCAGCAACAACTACGAAAT CTCCGCGATTTCCTCCTTGTGTACAATCGAATGACGGAGATCTGTTTCCAGCGATGTACAAGCAACCTTAACTACAGGACTCTCACGATGGATGAG GAGCGCTGTGTGGACAGCTGCGCGGGGAAGCTGATCCGCTCCAACCACCGGCTGATGGGCACGTACGTGCAGCTGATGCCCGGCATCGTGCAGCGCCGCATGCAGGAGATGGAGGCCAAGGCCGCCGAGATGGGCCTGTCGGCGGAGGAGGCGGTATCCACGGCAACAGCCGCTTCGCCAGACGCAGCCGCGGCGGAATCTTCGCCGGCATTTGCTCCGCCCCCCGCAGGGCTGGTGGGAGAGATGGCTCCGGTTATAGAGCCTCCTACTGGTGGAGTAACTGATTTTACACCAGGTATAGCGCCTCCTACCGGTGGAGCAATGGTAGATATTTCACCAGTTATGGCACCTCTTTCTGGTGGAGTGACGGATATTGCACCAGTTATAGCGCCATTACCTGGCGGAGCCGTGCTAGATAATTCACCAGTTATAGCGACACCTACAACAATAGATATTCCTCCGGTTTTAGCACCACCTGCGGGTGGGGCGACGTTGGATGTCCCGCCTATTTGGGAGCCACCACCAGTGATGGAACCGGCACAGATTCCCCAAATCCTGTCCCCGCCTCCTGGAGAAACCGGCCGAGAGTCTGCGTCTTTGTCCGAGACGCTGAGGTCCCTGCCGGACCTGACCGCCACCCCCCCTGTCCCGCCAAGTCCGCCCGGCAACGGCCTGTCCAATCACGAGCCTCCACCTCAACCGCCAAGCCAGTGA